The proteins below come from a single Mercenaria mercenaria strain notata chromosome 3, MADL_Memer_1, whole genome shotgun sequence genomic window:
- the LOC123545612 gene encoding putative nuclease HARBI1, with protein sequence MYSFRVGSNTISKFVPEVLDAIIQEYSEEVLPDVVTAEQWQQIADDFRTKWNFPHVCGALDGKHVRIKNPKNSGSLFYNYKGFFSIILLALVDANYKFIWVSVGANGSASDAQLFNNTELRTMLEENNLGLPDPDPLPGDDMNTPYFLIGDDAFPLRTWMMKPYSRRNLTNEERIFNYRLSRARRVVENAFGLLAMRFQCLLGCLNQMPETVDLIILACVTLHNLISIRYPAIARLAVDQEDEHNQLVPGEWRQGRQLADGDRTHGRNVVTSAGVSQRNYIKHYFNSRAGSVEWQQNMI encoded by the exons ATGTACTCATTCCGAGTGGGAAGTAACACAATAAGTAAATTCGTCCCTGAAGTTTTGGATGCTATAATACAGGAGTACTCTGAAGAGGTTTTGCCAGACGTCGTCACTGCTGAACAATGGCAGCAGATTGCAGATGACTTCCGAACCAAGTGGAATTTTCCTCATGTCTGCGGGGCTCTTGATGGTAAGCACGTGAGGATAAAGAACCCGAAGAACTCTGGATCTCTGTTCTATAACTATAAAGGCTTCTTTTCCATAATACTACTCGCACTCGTAGACGCAAACTACAAATTCATCTGGGTAAGCGTTGGTGCTAATGGCAGTGCATCCGATGCCCAGCTATTCAATAACACTGAACTCAGAACCATGCTAGAAGAAAACAACCTTGGTTTGCCTGACCCTGATCCACTGCCTGGCGATGACATGAACACCCCATACTTCCTCATTGGAGATGACGCCTTCCCGTTGAGAACTTGGATGATGAAGCCATACTCCAGACGCAACTTGACCAACGAGGAGCGCATATTCAATTACAG GTTGTCCAGGGCTAGACGAGTGGTAGAAAACGCCTTCGGTCTTCTCGCTATGCGTTTTCAGTGCCTACTTGGCTGCTTGAACCAGATGCCCGAAACCGTTGACTTGATTATTCTTGCATGTGTCACACTGCATAACCTTATCAGCATACGGTACCCTGCCATTGCAAGACTGGCCGTCGACCAAGAGGACGAGCATAACCAATTAGTACCTGGTGAATGGCGCCAAGGAAGACAGTTGGCTGATGGTGATCGGACCCATGGAAGAAATGTGGTGACATCCGCTGGGGTCAGTCAGAGGAACTACATTAAACACTACTTCAACTCCCGAGCTGGTTCAGTTGAGTGGCAACAGAATATGATTTAG